The region GGGCATATCAAGATGGCCGTACGGTTGGTGGAGGAGAACCAGCAGCGGAAGATCGACATTCATCAGGTCAAAAATTTCATGAAAGACCCTTCAGTTAATGCCAACCTAAGGATTGGCAATACAAAAGGCTGCTTTTACATTGAATCTCCAGCCATGATCCAGTTGAACCGAAAGCTCAAATGTGACAGCTATCTTGTTCTGGTAGCGGCAAGCTCCATCATTCGGCCCGGTGTTGCAAGTTCGGGGATGATGGGAACTTTCATCAAATATCACAATGCCCCGGAAACGGTGTCCTATCTTCACCCGGTCATGAAAGAGATCTTGAAGGAGACCTATGGCGTTATGGTTTACCAGGAAGATGTGATCAAGGTTTGTATTCATTTTGCGGGGATGGACGGTACGGATGCGGACATTTTAAGACGAGGCATGAGCGGAAAGTACCGGTCCAAAAAAGAATTCGACAGGTTGGTACAACGTTTTCATGAGCTGGCCATCAAAGCAGGGCGTCCGGAAGAGGTTGTCAAGGAGGTATGGCGGCAAGTGTCTTCGTTTGCAGGTTACAGTTTTTCAAAAGCACATTCCGCAAGCTTTGCCGTGGAAAGCTACCAGAGCCTATACCTTAAAACTTATTACCCACGGGAATTCATGGTAGCTGTTTTAAACAATTACGGTGGATTTTATGACAGGGCGCTTTACGTGCAGGAGCTACAGCGCTCAGGGGGAATTGTGCATCTGCCCTGTGTCAACAACAGTGATACGATCGTAAATATACAAGGCGTGGATGTTTACCTTGGGCTCGTTGGCATCCATGGTTTGAACGAGCATTTCATCCAACTGATCCCGGAGGAGCGGAAAGCGCATGGTGTTTATCAAAGCCTGGAGGACCTTATAAAAAGAACGGGCATCGGTTTAGAGCAAGCGATCATTCTCATTCGTGTCGGCGCACTGCGATTTACAGGTAAAAGCAAAAAAGAACTACTCTGGGCAGTTCATTTATTGTTAGGTGCAAAAGTTAAACCAAGCAATGATGCTGAACTATTTCAAGTGGAATCAAGAAACTATTCACTGCCTGTTTTGGTCAATACGAGATTAGAAGATGCTTATCACGAACTGGAACTGCTGGGGTTTCCATTAAGCATGACGATGTTCGATCTTTTGCAGACCGATTACCGAGGTGATATTTATGCAGCAGATCTGATCAATCATGTAGGAGAATCCGTCAGGATGGTTGGCGAATACGTTTGTGAAAAGACGGTGGTCACCAAAAGGAACGAAAAGATGTGGTTTGGTAATTTCCTTGATGCCGATGGAAATAGTTTCGACACTGTACATTTTCCAAACAACACGCCGGCCTATCCATTCCGGGGGAAAGGGTGCTATCTAATTCTCGGCAAGGTCGTTGCCGAATTTGGTTTCGCCAGTTTGGAGGTGATGAAATTTGCAAAGCTCCCTATTCTACCAAATCCAGTGATCTCATAATTAATTCATAATGGACAGGATACAAATCAAGTGCGCAATTGATGGCGCAGAAACTGAACTTCAATTAGATAAAAAAGCAATGCCTGGGGAGGCGGGTCCGTGTTATATGGTTACGATGAGCGGATGTTTTCGAGGATATATAGCTTATCAAAAAACAGGATGTTACCGGTCGATCGGGATACCGAATCTGTCAGACGAGGAATTGCAAACCATAAGCGCAAAGCTGACGACAAAGAGACGATAATTTTGTACATTGGATGATGACGTTTAACATCGGAGAATCATACGAGGTTGCTTGTGCTGAAATACAGATGGATGACGGCCGGATCTATGATATACCGATCTTTGATCATTTGCATGCGGACAATGCTTTTGACTTTCCGCATGAACACTATCACATTGACGGTAGGTTTTACATGGAACCAAGAATGCTCCACCACTTTAGCCTTCGTCATGGACGGACGTCCGCAGTGATTCCGGTAAAGGGTCAAACCAGCTATAAGTTGATAGGGATCTGCAAAAAGCAACTGCGCTGCACCGGGCATGCAACAGGTCTTATCGTTCCGGACCCGCCGAATGAAAAACAGAAGCCTAAGGTTGACATGTATCGGCGCTGGTATGATAGTTTTGTAGGAAAGAGGTGTACCGGACGTAAATGCCCTCACCTTGGCACCGCTATGCTTGAAAGCAACGGTATACTCGTGTGTCCGCTACATAATCTTGTAGCCGATGTGGAGAGCCTATGTATTGTGCCGTACTCTAAATCTTGACCTAGCTTATTTTGTATTCGGTTACTTAAAATAAAATCCCCTGAACAATCGCTGCCAGGGAATTTTAACCTAAACCTTATCACAATTAACAGGCAGGTTGCCCGCTAAATTCTGCAAGATACTATATTTTAATTAACGACGAAGCGCACCGCGCGCTTTAGAGCGCATATACTCGTTGAACATCCGCTCATGAAAACGACGTTCAGCTTTTCTTTTGTTACGTCTTGAAGCGATCCAGAAAAACAAACCCCAGATAGCAAACGCGACGCCGAAACAAGGAAAGGGGTTCTTCGCCCCGAGTGCACCAAGTAAAGCAAACGTGGAAACTACGCTGCACGTTAAAAACAGGATAACATTCTTTTTCATATGATTCGATACTATAAATATACTAATTACATTAGCAAGTTCCTATTAATTGATCAATTTATTTCGTAGATCCTGTTATTCTGCCGCGCTATTTGAACACGTTTGCGTATCGTATCAATTAAGTCTGAACTTGGAATTCCCATCAGTTTAAGGGTAGGCGTCTCCAGGTCCGTACTCTTCAGGATGACGTTCATTAACCCAAATAATTGCAATAGCGGAGGTTGCGTAATGATATAATCTTTAATGCGATACATTTCCAGTTCGTCCATTCGTTTGAACAATATTCCCCTGCTGGAACGGATCCTATCTTTGCCGATCAGATAGCGGTTGCTGCGTATCACAAGCAGCTTACACCACCCTGCGATGATACATCCTATGCTGAAGAAAATCAGATAAGCGGATGCATACCAGGCAAGAAAAAGAAAGACAAGCGAAAGTAACATTAGGTGGGCGGTCTTCAGGACGGCAAAACTGATAGCCGGCCTGAGTGTGAATTCATGGTTTTGAGTCATCGTGCAATTGGTCTAAAAAAGTATTAAAGCGTTTGGGTTTTAAGGTTTTGATGCCGGTTCTAAGCGATGCCGCTTTTTCGAAAAAGTTGAGACTGATCTTGTCAACAGGAAGTTCAATGATCAGGCCGCCCATCAACAGATCCACTTTGTCATTTTTCCATCTCGGCTTGACTGCTTTCTGCCTTACGCCTGCCGCAATGATGATATCGGTTATTTTTCCGCATACATCGTTTGGAAATACAAGCGTTATCTTTCTTTTCAGACAGTATTTTCCGATCCAATGTAGTTGCTCAGCTTGCGGCCGAAGGCCGACGGCGATAAAAGATAATCCGGCAGGTGAAGGGTGCCGCCATGCGTTGACTGTCATATAGGCAATTGCTTCCATAGCGCTCGAAGTAACGATCAACTCAGTAGCCGGATTGTTGCCGGCCATCCAAAGATCTCGCGTTACGGGAACATGATGAAAGTCGGCACCATAGATCTCCTCTTCAACGCCGTAATTGAAACAAAGCTCGTTTGCATCGAAAAAAGCCTGGAGTTCCGGCGACACTCCAAGCTTATCCAATAACATATGCATTAACGACTAAATCTGCTTTTTTGAAAGCCAATATGAGCATTATCGATGACCGGCCGTTCATTCTCCAGATCCTGCATGGCGCTATGATAACCGGCGCTTAGTTTCTGACTTTCTTTAGGGTCGTGCTTTTCACCGAATGCGGCATGCAACCCCTGATAAAGCATGTAAGAAAGCCCGCCATCAACCAGCACGGAAGCGATCAGCGCAAGTCGATTGGAGCGGATACCGTTTTGATCAGTGCCGGAATAATTTAAAGTAGTGCCGTCCGCCAGTTTCACTTCTTTCCCTTTGCGGTAAGCTTCACGTTGTGCCGGTGTCAAGAACTCGCTGTTGATCATATCAGGCACCAGGATCTTTTCTGTATCGGACACAATAAATTCTTTTGTTTCTGCATCGTATTCTACCAGGATCTCTTTTTTATTACCCTTGTCATCGATAGTGACCTTTAATAAACTGGCAACCTCTCCCCTTTCGATTTTCAACGCTTCATCGTCATCCAGGAAAGATGGCGTCGCCGGTTTCCTGTAAATAGGATGGATCAACAGGTCTGCCCTTCCGGCTTCGTTTCTTCGAAGGGATACCTTGGCATCGATCGCTTTGATTTTGATGGTGTCCGTTTCAAGATTTTCAAGATGAAGCATTTCTGTACGCCGGCCTGAAAGCAGCGCTTTCAGGTCGTTAACATTCAGCAAAAGTTGTCCTCCTGCTGCCAGGCCAATCGTTTCAAGATCGTCGATCGGCAATTCGTTTTCCTTAAAACTGATAAGATTCATGATCATCGGCCAATTTTATGTGATTGCTCTTGTTCGTTGTTGGTTTGCTGTCCGGCTGACCGATCCTCGGCATTTTGCGGATTATTGCGGGCTTCAACCAGGTTGGTGAACACATTATCCGTTGGCTTGACCCTGAACCGCTCGCCGGTATCCGCCTTTTCGATTTCGAAGCTTTTACCTTTTTTTTCCAATACCTTGTAAGTGGTGTCGTTGTAAGCGATCTTTTAGCCGCTTGAGAAATACAGTGGCTAGTTGAGAAACCGGAATTATAGCCTAAAAAAGTAATAGCAAGGGCCTGCTTTCAATTGGTGTGGGCAGGAGCAGCCAGGTTAAACGTAGTGTACGGTCTGCTACGGGCTGTGAATGGGAGAATCAAGGGCAGGCTATTGCACGCCGCCTTTGCTGTTAAGTAAATAAATGATAGTGCATTTACGAAACTGCTTTTGGCGGCTAAAACGCAAACAGTACCCACTAATTCTATTTAGTTGGCTTTTTAAAGTTTAAGAAGGAATGTTTTAAACGTAATTATTGATAATGAATAATAATGATTTCATTATTGTATGTGCAGGTATGCAACGTTATAAATTAGCATTTACTTGACTAAAGTTATCTGGGTTCCTTTAAATCGATTGTAGGTAGGTTCGTAAATAATGTAATTGTACGTTACTAAATCGCGAATACACTTATGGTAGGTGGAAATTGAATTTATTTTCGCTTGATTCATTAGTTCTTTTCTCGTAACTGAAAAAGTTGACGAATTTCCATTAGTAAAACTTTTTACGGTCATGGCAAACATTAAGCTAATGTGCGATTGTAAGAGTCTGGAGTCATCTAATATCCGAACGAAAAATATGAGATAATTACTGGAGATCACTTTTTATTTTCCATCAAATCAATTATATCCCTACGTTTATAATAGATTATACCTCCTATTTTAGTAAAAGGTAAGCGATTTTGAACGCGCAGATTTTGCAGTGTTCCTGGAGAGATATTCAGTAACTTTCTTACCTGGCTGCTTTTCAACCATTCATCTGTGACCGTACCTTTCGGTTTACTATTAATGAGAATTTTGAATTCTGCGAGTAATTCTTGTTTGAAAGTCTGTAGATCTTCTTTAGTGATAATTTCTGCTGCCATAAACTTTTATTATGGCAGCAAAAATCCTTATTATGATTATTTTAACTTCATGAGTCTTTCTGTAGTACCGAAGAAAAGATGTCATGTTAACTCTTCATTACCGATTGCATTTTTCTTTTTAACAACATCATATCCTCGCTTACTTTGACATCCAAGATTTTAGCGTAGTGCTGAGTTTGCTTCAAGTTTTGATGTCCGAGCATTTTTGACACAGATTCAATAGGAACGCCATTACTTAGCGTGACTGTAGTCGCAAATGTGTGCCGGGCAATGTGAAAGGTTAAATTTTTATCAATGCTACATGTGTCAGCAATCTCCTTTAGATAAGCATTCATTTTCTGATTACTTAGAATTGGGAGAACGGTTCCTTTTATTTGACAAACCGGATGATTGACGTACTTCCTAATCATGGCTTGCGCCAATGGCAATAGCGGAATTTTAGAAGTGCTATCGGTCTTTTGACGGATAGTATCAATCCATTCCTCTCCGTCAAAACCGATAATAATTTCAGTTCGTTTAAGTTTTTGTACATCAGCATAAGCGAGCCCCGTATAACAACTAAATAAAAATATATCTCTAACAACAGACAACCGTTCAGTTGAAAATGTCTTTTCTGCAATAGTATGCAGTTCGTTTTCGGTCAAATAAGGCCTCGGTACGTACCTTTTTGCCAGACTAAATTCAGAAAATGGATCCTGCTTTAACCACCGTCGTTTAACGCAAAGCAGAACTATCTTTTTAAAATAGGTCAGATACTTAATAGTAGTATTATGCTGGCACTTCCTTTCTGATTTAAGGTAAAAAGAAAATTGACTTATAAAGTCATAGTCAAGTTTTTTGATCTCCAAGTCGTCTAGGTTATACTTCCATTTAATAAAGCGTTGAGCATGAAGTAAGGTACGTTCGAATAGATCTAAAGTCCCGGGAGAATACTCACTGGGAACTAATGCTTCTATCTGTTGATTGTGCGCGTTAAACTCTTTAATTATACACTTGTTGTCATCAACGCCTAGTAAGCAATTTTTGATGGCTAGTGACGTCACCTCTTTATTAGCATCAATAAGTGTCCTTCGTGCTTCATGTACTTTATTGGTTAAAAGATCTAGGAAAAGGTTAAGTGACTTTGCATCCTCCTTGGAGCCGGCCGCTCGACCACTTCGACTGCTCCATCTTACAGGATCCCAGGTGCGTTTGGCTGATATCTCAATTGAGATCCCATCCACTGTAATTCTCAAATAAATTTGATAAGGATCGTTGCCTTTGTGAAATTTTGGCTTTTTCAAATGGACAAGCAAACTGAAAGTTTTCTCTAACATAAATGCTGAATTTAAAAGTTAACAAAAGTCGACTTACAGCACTCACAAATCAAGATGTATTTTTATCGAACATCATTGATTGTCAATAATTTATGACACTTTTAGGGAGTAGTTAATTTCAAATCAGGTACTCCCTAAATTACTCTCATTTTATTTGAGTATTTATGAATGATTTGATAAAGTAGTAAAAACAAAAAAGCCTTTAAATCAACGATTTAAAGGCTTTTGAGATCTTTTGATATGCTTTTTAGCGGTGAAGGAGGGATTCGAACCCTCGGTACAGTTTCCCGTACGTCAGTTTAGCAAACTGATCCTTTCGGCCTCTCAGGCACCTCACCAGATCATTAGATTGTATCCCTTTTTCAGGGACTGCAAATATAGCAAATCGTTAAAGCTGTCAAAAAAAAAGATCATATTTCTAATAATCTATCCTCACGTGATAAATGCTCATTAACATTCGCTTGAATATGGTTTTGATAGTCTCCAGATCTTTTAGTGTTATATTACTGTCCTTCAGCTGATTTTGATCAAGCTTGTACTTTACTATTCTATCTACTAACACACTTATCGACTCTTCATCAGGTTCTTTGAGCGAACGCGAAGCAGCCTCTATAGAGTCGGCCAGCATTAAAACGCCCCCCTCTTTTGAGAAAGGTATAGGACCAGGATAGCGGAAAATATTCTCATTTACGAACTTTTCCGGAAAGTTCTTTAGGTATGACTGGTAAAAATAATCTACCCTTGTATTGCCATGGTGTGTACGTATAAAGTCAATAACTATCTCTGGCAGATTTGCTTTCCTTGCCATTTCTATTCCCTTACTTACGTGACGGATGATAATCTGCGCGCTCTCTTCATAAGGCAACTTATCGTGTGGATTAAAGTGCGAACTCTGGTTCTCTATAAAGAATAATGGATTTTGCAGTTTGCCTATATCATGATATAATGCTCCTGCCCTCACCAGCAAAGCATTTCCTCCAATTGCATAAATTGCGTTCTCAGCAAGGTTAGCCACTTGCAGCGAATGCTGGAATGTACCGGGAGCACTAAATGCCATCTCGCGCAGCAATGGCGCATTGGTATTCGTAAGTTCGATAAGCGTAATGTCAGACGTGATGGCAAATACTTTTTCGAAGGCATAGATAAGCGGATAAGCTAATAACGTAAGACCCACACTGGCAACAAAAGGAAGAAAGTCCATCCAGTCGATGTTTGTAAAACTACCCTCGCGTATGAGCGAAATCCCTGTAAATGCGACAAAGTAAGCCAGTATAATAATTACTGCCGATATAAGGAACTGCTCCCTACGAATAAGGTTTTTAATGCTGTAAATAGATACCATCCCGGCGGTGATCTCGTAAAAAGCGAACTCAAAGCTGTTTGGCACAAAAAAGCCGGCTATCATTACCACAAGCAAGTGGATGTTTAGCGCTAAACGTGTATCAAACAATATCCTAATAATAATAGGAACTATACAATACGGTATATAGTAAAGATTACCGGGCCATTGTAGTTTTATGGCTAACGACAATGTAGCTAACATTGCCGTAACTACCAGCAAAATAAGGCTTACAAGACGGTTGTCGCTGTAAATATCCTTTCTGAACAAGTACAGGAATATCATTAACAATGTTATTACCAGGCCAACCAATAAAAATTGCCCTAATAATACCAGCGTGTAGTTCCCGTTGATACGGGCGTTATCTTCAAACGCCTTTTTATAAGATGATAGCTTTTGGTAAGTTTCGTCGTTAATTACTGCACCTTTAGTAACAATAGTCTCTCCTTTTTGCACCATGCCACGGGTAATTGAAAGATTATCCAGCACTTCTTTTTCTAATCGGCCAGTTAATTTAACATCATAGGTAAGATTTACTTGTAGCCTGTCTTGTAAAAGGTTAAGCAGAAAGGCTTTGTCTAAAGAAGGTGTTTTACTTATAGCATTATCGCAGTATGCAATAGCGGTTTCCCTGGTAAATATATCCGCAGTGTTTTTCTCTGTGGCAATATTGTTGCTGAGAATGGTGACTTTGTAATTCTGCCCGCCTTGTTGGTATTTTGTGGCTGGCTTTATTACCCCACGATCGTAAACCTGCGAAAGCAGGTCTGTACCGGTCTGGATATATTTGGGTTTAAGCTTATCATTTATTCCCGCTCCGTGCCACTTTATTTCAAGATCGTTCTTGAAACCCTCCGTTAATTGCTTTCCTACTTCTGAATTGAGCTGATAAACAGGAGTAATTGTACTAAGTGCTGCTTTTTGATCCGCCTCAATCTCCTGATTGGTTTTTAAAATGGCGAAACTGTAAGGAGATACCAGGTCCTTCTGATTCCATATCCTGCCCTTCTCGTACTCGTAACCAAATTTGGCTTGTTTAGGCAGCGTGTAAACAATAACGCTTATGCTTACTATCATCATAAAAAACTTCACATTAAGCGCGTATTTGCGCAATAATGCTTTTTGACGTGATGTAGATAGTTTTGCCATGTGCGTGTTAAATCAATCAAAAATAAGATAAGTTTCGGTTGTAACTATTTTTTCTTGCTTTAGTCAAATCAAATGTGATATCTTTATGATATCATTTTAAATCACAATTAATCATGAATACTGAAAAAATTATCACGGCGCCTTCAGGTTACCTGGGCTTGTTATTGTTCTTTGTGCTTGCGGGAGCTTCGGCTTTACTTGGAGTTGCCGGCTACCCTGTTCCGGCGGTTATCCTGGGTATTTTGGACTTTGTTGTAGTGCTTGCCGGTCTTATCATCGTAAACCCAAACGAGTCTCGCGTATTAATCTTGTTTGGCAAATACCTGGGAACCGTTAAAGCTGATGGCTTTTTCTGGGTGAACCCTTTCACCGTAAAAAGGAAGGTATCCTTACGGGCATTTAACCTTAACGGCCAGCAATTAAAAGTGAATGATAGTGTAGGTAACCCCATTGAAATAGCTGCTGTAATAGTTTGGCAGGTACAAGATACCGCTAAAGCTGTTTTTGCTGTCGAGAACTACATGCAATATGTAAATATACAGAGTGAGGCAGCCGTACGTCACCTGGCAAACTCTTTTCCTTATGACCATATTGAGGATGAAAATGCCAGCATTACCTTGCGTGGCGGGGCCGATCAAGTAAGCGAAATGCTTGAAAAAGAACTTAATGACCGCTTAGAACGTGCTGGAATAACGGTTATAGAAGCCCGTATTTCCCACCTGGCCTACGCACCCGAGATAGCGCAGGCTATGTTGCAAAGGCAACAGGCATCTGCTATAATAGCAGCCCGCAGGCTTATTGTTGAAGGTGCCGTTGGCATGGTTGAGATGGCGCTCACACGAATGGAAGAGAAGAACATAGTAGACCTTGATGAGGAACGTAAAGCAGCTATGGTGAGCAACTTACTGGTTGTACTCTGCGGCGAAAAGGCTGTTTCACCTATTGTAAATACCGGCACTTTATACCATTAAGATGAACGATCTAAGAGACATCAATCTTTTGAAAACAAGCGAGCTTTTTGTGACTCGCCATAAGTGGTTCTCCCCTTACTTTGAACTTACTGACGGTCAGTTCATTTACGCGCGTATGCGCTACAAAGGGTATTGGAAGCGATATGCTATAATAGAAACTGCAGATAATACCTGGACCATCAAAATGAAGGGCTGGTTTAACCGCTCCTTACTCCTCAACCAGGGTGAAGACCAAACTATTGGTACTATTACGCCATCAAATTGGAAGCGAGACATAAAGGTGCAAACCGACAATGGTTTTGAAGCTACTTATCAATATAAGAAGCTATTTTCTAAAACCTTAACGCTGCGTAATGACCAATTTGGCGACATAATGCAGTTGGTACAAAGGGTATGGGGTTTTAAGAAACCTTTTGAAGTTAAGATTGAACCCCAGCATCTTAAGAACAATCTGCCTCTGCCGTTGCCGCTACTTGCTTTTATAGGTATAAACATTGTTTTGATAAGGCAAGCGCGTGCCGCAGCGGCCGCAGCAAGTTAAACTATGGCAGAGAAAAAAGCATTTGTTTTACGTATAAACCCCGACATGCTGAAGGAGGTGGAAGCATGGGCTGCCGACGAATTCCGGAGCACAAACGGACAGATAGAATACCTGCTGCAGGAGGCTTTGAAAGCTCGGAAGAGTGCACGTAAGAAAAAGTTAGACAAGTAATTTTCGTGTTCCAAAACCATCAAAAACCACACTTATTTTGATCGCCGGTTACTGATTGATCTTCCGTGTTGCAAAGTTGTCTGAATTTATATTATAATCACACACCAACCGTGATATTACTATGCATGCATAATATTCTTTAGCTTGTTGTAAAATTTCTAACTTTGCTATCACCATTTATCAAAACAGGATTATTGTAATGAGAGAAGTATATATTGTGTCGGCAACGCGCACCCCTATCGGTGCTTTTGGCGGCAGCCTTGCGAGCTTAACAGCCACCCAACTGGGAGCAATTGTCATCAAGGCGGCGATTGACAAAGCGGGCATTCAGCCGGGCGATGTTCAGGAGGTTTTTATGGGCAACGTTCTGTCGGCTAATCTTGGGCAGGCGCCTGCTACACAAGCAGCAATTTACGCCGGCTTGCCTCACCTGCCCGCTACCACAATTAACAAGGTTTGCGCATCGGGCATGAAGGCTATTATGCTGGCTGCCCAAAGTATAGCCATGGGCGACAAAGACATTATTGTAGCCGGAGGCATGGAGAGCATGAGCAACGTACCCTACTATCTTGACAAAGCACGTAACGGTTACCGTTTAGGAAACGGGCAAATTACTGATGGCTTGGTTAAAGATGGGTTGTGGGATGTTTACAACGATTTCCATATGGGTTCTGCTGCGGAGATTTGCGCGGTAGATTGTAACGTAACCCGCGAAGAGCAGGATGCCTTTGCTATAGAATCGTACACCCGTGCACTGAAATCACAGCAGGACGGGAAATTCAGCAATGAGATTACGCCCGTTGAATTAAAAGATAAAAAAGGCGACATCACACTGTTTACTGATGACGAAGAACCTAAAACAGTAAAGTTTGATAAGATACCGTCACTTAAACCTGTATTTAAAAAAGATGGTACCGTAACAGCAGCCAACGCCTCTACCCTGAACGACGGCGCAGCCGCAGTGGTGTTAATGAGCAAAGAAAAAGCATTAGAATTGGGAGTAAAACCCCTCGCCAGGATAATATCCTTTGCTGACGCGCAGCAAGCGCCTGAACATTTCACAACCGCACCATCGAAAGCCATTCCGCTGGCGCTTGATAAAGCTGGCCTTACCGGAGAACAGATAGACTATTATGAAATAAACGAGGCATTTTCGGTAGTATCGCTTGCCAACAATAAGCTGCTTAAATTAGATACCGCGAAGGTTAATGTTAACGGCGGTGCCGTGGCTATCGGCCATCCGCTTGGTGCATCCGGCGCACGCATTATAGTAACGCTTATAAACGTGTTACAGCAAAACGGCGGCAAGTTAGGGGCAGCGGGCATTTGCAACGGCGGTGGCGGCGCAAGTGCTATGGTCATCGAAAATTTATCGTAACAACTCACGGCTAAAATATTTTATCCTATTTTTAGTTTACCTAATAAAATAACTAGTTAAAGGTGGTTAAACGTTCTGTAATTACTTTACTCCTGCTGATTTCATCTCTATGTACTTTCGCGCAGCATTCTGACGAAAGTAAAAACCTGAAGTCGCTGAAAATGTATGAGGATAGCCTGGTGAGCCTTGGCAAACACTTTATAAACGACACCAGTGATCTCGACCGTAAATCAGCCAATTACAAATTCATTCCTACGCTGGTAGCGGCGTTAAGGGTGCCCCACTCTTTCAACTACTCGTTTGACTCGGTAAAGGCTATAAGCATCATCAATTCTCCGGATAGCCGTTTTCGTAT is a window of Mucilaginibacter terrenus DNA encoding:
- a CDS encoding Arc family DNA binding domain-containing protein; translated protein: MAEKKAFVLRINPDMLKEVEAWAADEFRSTNGQIEYLLQEALKARKSARKKKLDK
- a CDS encoding acetyl-CoA C-acyltransferase — encoded protein: MREVYIVSATRTPIGAFGGSLASLTATQLGAIVIKAAIDKAGIQPGDVQEVFMGNVLSANLGQAPATQAAIYAGLPHLPATTINKVCASGMKAIMLAAQSIAMGDKDIIVAGGMESMSNVPYYLDKARNGYRLGNGQITDGLVKDGLWDVYNDFHMGSAAEICAVDCNVTREEQDAFAIESYTRALKSQQDGKFSNEITPVELKDKKGDITLFTDDEEPKTVKFDKIPSLKPVFKKDGTVTAANASTLNDGAAAVVLMSKEKALELGVKPLARIISFADAQQAPEHFTTAPSKAIPLALDKAGLTGEQIDYYEINEAFSVVSLANNKLLKLDTAKVNVNGGAVAIGHPLGASGARIIVTLINVLQQNGGKLGAAGICNGGGGASAMVIENLS